One genomic window of Arachis stenosperma cultivar V10309 chromosome 10, arast.V10309.gnm1.PFL2, whole genome shotgun sequence includes the following:
- the LOC130954206 gene encoding B3 domain-containing transcription factor VRN1-like — protein MSPHHQICFFQILAHNKFYQKLMIPKCANEYWKRMSNPIKLVLPCGSVERKVMWTKRGENIWLEQGWEKVVELCGLSYEWLLTFDYNGRSSFEVKVYDTTGLRVAYYNFDEYDVENNKDVDETESDDDDDDDDNDDDDDDDEDGDDDFAEDYCDEEYHHYEFVQEHFKRKKTNIVNGSNRNPSFKIRIQESYVESRCVAIPATFARKHLEEGPIRMIVGNRAWTVCYKTWRGRARYRKHKLQSGWLRFRRENNLEVGDVCVFELISKFPQTMIVRMQSG, from the exons ATGTCTCCTCATCATCAAATATGTTTCTTTCAGATTCTTGCTCACAACAAGTTTTACCAAAAGCTG atGATTCCTAAATGTGCAAATGAATATTGGAAAAGAATGTCAAATCCTATAAAATTGGTATTACCTTGTGGTAGTGTTGAGAGGAAAGTGATGTGGACCAAAAGAGGAGAAAATATTTGGTTGGAACAAGGTTGGGAAAAGGTTGTGGAGTTGTGTGGTTTGAGTTATGAGTGGTTGTTGACTTTTGACTACAATGGAAGGTCTAGTTTTGAAGTCAAAGTATATGATACCACTGGTTTAAGGGTAGCTTATTATAATTTTGATGAGTATGATGTTGAGAATAACAAAGATGTTGATGAAACTGAGagcgatgatgatgatgatgatgatgataatgatgatgatgatgatgatgatgaagatggtgatgatgatttTGCTGAAGATTATTGTGATGAAGAATATCATCATTATGAGTTTGTTCAAGAACACTTCAAGAGAAAGAAGACCAACATAG TTAATGGGAGCAATAGGAATCCCAGTTTCAAGATTCGAATTCAAGAATCATATGTTGAGTCAAGATGCGTG GCAATACCAGCAACGTTTGCAAGGAAGCATTTGGAGGAAGGACCGATTCGTATGATTGTGGGTAACAGAGCTTGGACTGTGTGCTACAAAACTTGGAGAGGAAGGGCCAGATATCGCAAACATAAATTGCAAAGTGGGTGGCTCAGATTTAGAAGAGAGAACAATTTAGAGGTTGGTGATGTTTGTGTCTTTGAGTTAATCAGCAAATTTCCTCAGACAATGATCGTCAGAATGCAGAGTGGATGA
- the LOC130955366 gene encoding probable disease resistance protein At4g27220: MGRPKNPIWNEVTIIEEERKWLCNRCGEKYAGGATRINEHLGNTKGAGNITLCPRRHDLANEGVNNSMLPGSSNQVEAPNELGLNNGVLAASSNQLEDPNRLDSLPEPGFELADPMNAYHEEAEGHPNTISACFDGPIYQNDAAGPSNMVEGLPHSDEVLESDNSGFETDIEKLRELVDELTGREEEVKEKLQWLEYCGKKHERESADDWLKKAGDFKKEARDIIDSFPQDALQDLQTKTDDLRCRLDLLEDANATPVCCDDDEDLMDAYFKKMQELLRDDNVFLIGVCGMGGVGKTWLLTYFRNQIRKNKSFNFENVFWVTVSQDFSILKLQNSIAKRIGEKLDDDDEITDRAEILSSALGKIDRSVLILDDVWNYVDLQKVEIPLRTNGIKLILTSRLKHVLRQMDCPKDNLIEMKPLINGIYTEEQNWELFLLKLGCDGGPAILSGEVENTARSVVEMCEGLPLGITVMARLMKGVNDDSNIWRYTLSKLEDSSMGEDMEEEVIKVLKRSYDHLADKTIQNCFLQHALYSEVSDEVFIMNLVDEGLIQSTSSLEKIFVQGKAIVAKLKSHSLIDCLWDSDSSDLHMHGLLREMASHILKGRFMLRCGKSLHNIPEMQEWAPLLEKVSLMDNYIQEIPKDTSPECPQLSTLNFSKNIITYIPDCFFYRIKALTLLDLSYNATLTSLPNSLSSLSCLKSLLLEGCKSLESVPPLGNLQELSRLVISWTSIKEVPDGLEVLTKLRWLDLSHNSKLCVELSVIFGLTNVQYLNLYKTSIAGEVEIVRGMMSRLEYFVGSFQVARNLADFVENILNRDGGLKYYNIGIRSWNILRKPNFTGRKMKIITVEDFEGFEFLLPNDLDQLDIRNNKQWSGDLCGAFSFKAPSSLREIKVSDCPKLERLCCMSGRRSFYQHLQNLQSLELDGLERLDAIWSEEDEFIGLPNLSQLKISYCDRIERLMGAAALAKFPKLESIEVRSCKLMKEVFATGLSEDDPDFTITFPNSFKRLTLSFLPELVSVCGSIIVSESPPEVTASFCRQLRQPHLRHKQSPSAPESNIKIQYPYG, encoded by the exons ATGGGTAGACCGAAAAATCCGATCTGGAATGAAGTTACTATaatagaagaagagagaaagtggttatgCAATCGCTGTGGCGAAAAATATGCAGGAGGCGCTACAAGAATTAATGAGCATCTGGGAAATACAAAAGGGGCGGGGAATATCACTTTGTGTCCTCGTCGTCACGACCTTGCTAATGAAGGAGTTAACAATTCTATGTTGCCTGGTTCAAGTAATCAAGTGGAAGCTCCAAATGAACTCGGTTTAAACAATGGTGTGTTGGCTGCTTCAAGTAATCAATTGGAAGATCCAAATCGATTGGATTCATTACCAGAACCAG GTTTTGAACTTGCGGATCCTATGAATGCCTACCATGAAGAGGCTGAAGGTCATCCTAATACGATATCTGCTTGCTTTGACGGTCCAATATATCAAAATGATGCGGCCGGACCCAGCAATATGGTGGAAG GTTTGCCACATTCAGATGAGGTTCTGGAAAGTGATAACAGTGGTTTTGAAACTGACATTGAGAAACTACGTGAATTGGTTGATGAATTAACCGGCCGGGAAGAAGAAGTTAAAGAAAAACTGCAGTGGCTGGAGTATTGTGGCAAGAAGCATGAAAGGGAATCAGCCGATGATTGGTTAAAGAAAGCGGGAGACTTTAAAAAAGAAGCTCGTGACATAATTGACTCGTTCCCTCAGGATGCTTTGCAAGACCTTCAAACGAAAACAGATGATTTACGTTGCAGATTGGACTTGCTGGAGGATGCGAATGCGACACCTGTCTGctgtgatgatgatgaggatcTTATGGATGCATATTTCAAAAAGATGCAAGAACTTCTAAGGGATGACAATGTCTTTCTCATCGGTGTATGTGGAATGGGAGGAGTGGGAAAAACGTGGCTACTAACTTACTTCAGGAATCAAATAAGAAAGAACAAGAGTTTTAATTTTGAGAATGTGTTTTGGGTCACAGTATCCCAAGATTTTAGCATTCTTAAATTGCAAAACTCCATTGCCAAAAGGATAGGTGAAAagcttgatgatgatgatgaaataACCGACAGGGCAGAAATTCTGTCATCTGCACTAGGGAAGATAGATAGATCAGTGCTAATCTTGGATGATGTTTGGAATTATGTTGATTTGCAGAAGGTGGAAATTCCGCTCAGAACAAATGGGATCAAATTGATTCTAACAAGTCGTTTAAAGCATGTGCTCAGACAAATGGATTGCCCAAAAGATAATTTAATAGAAATGAAACCTTTAATCAACGGCATATACACGGAAGAACAAAATTGGGAGTTATTTTTGCTAAAACTTGGATGTGATGGAGGGCCTGCAATTCTTTCCGGTGAAGTGGAAAATACTGCAAGATCTGTTGTAGAGATGTGTGAGGGCTTGCCACTTGGAATTACTGTGATGGCAAGATTGATGAAAGGGGTCAATGATGACAGTAATATCTGGAGATATACACTGAGCAAACTTGAAGATTCATCAATGGGAGAAGACATGGAAGAAGAGGTTATAAAGGTATTAAAACGAAGCTATGACCACCTGGCAGACAAGACTATTCAAAATTGTTTCTTGCAACATGCATTATACAGTGAGGTTTCAGATGAGGTGTTTATTATGAATCTCGTTGATGAAGGGTTAATACAATCAACGAGTAGtttggaaaaaatatttgtCCAGGGGAAAGCAATAGTAGCTAAACTCAAGAGCCATTCATTGATAGATTGTTTGTGGGATTCTGATTCCAGTGATTTGCATATGCATGGCTTATTGAGGGAGATGGCAAGTCATATTTTGAAGGGAAGGTTCATGCTGAGATGTGGGAAAAGTTTACATAATATCCCTGAGATGCAGGAGTGGGCACCACTTTTGGAGAAAGTTTCATTGATGGACAACTATATACAAGAAATTCCAAAGGACACATCACCAGAGTGTCCGCAGTTGTCCACCTTGAACtttagtaaaaatattattacataTATTCCAGATTGTTTTTTCTACCGCATTAAAGCTCTGACTCTTCTTGATTTATCCTACAATGCAACCTTAACATCCTTGCCGAATTCATTGTCTAGTTTGAGCTGCCTTAAATCATTGTTGCTCGAAGGTTGTAAGTCATTGGAATCTGTGCCTCCATTGGGGAACTTGCAGGAGCTTTCAAGATTGGTTATTTCATGGACATCAATTAAGGAAGTACCTGATGGGTTGGAGGTACTGACCAAGTTGAGATGGCTTGATCTATCTCATAATAGCAAACTCTGTGTAGAATTGTCTGTGATATTTGGTTTGACTAACGTGCAATACCTTAATCTCTACAAAACATCTATAGCAGGAGAAGTAGAAATTGTGCGTGGCATGATGAGTAGGTTGGAATATTTTGTAGGCTCTTTTCAGGTAGCTAGGAACTTGGCTGATTTTGTGGAAAATATCCTCAACAGAGATGGTGGACTCAAATATTATAATATCGGTATCCGATCTTGGAATATCTTACGGAAACCAAACTTTACTGGGAGGAAAATGAAGATCATAACTGTCGAGGATTTCGAAGGATTTGAATTTTTGCTGCCAAATGACCTTGACCAATTGGATATAAGAAATAATAAACAGTGGAGCGGAGACTTATGTGGAGCTTTCTCATTCAAAGCTCCTTCATCACTGAGGGAGATAAAAGTGAGCGATTGCCCAAAATTGGAGAGATTGTGTTGTATGTCTGGTCGCCGTTCCTTCTACCAACATCTCCAAAACCTTCAATCTTTGGAGCTAGATGGATTGGAAAGACTAGACGCCATCTGGAGTGAAGAAGACGAATTCATAGGTTTGCCCAACTTGAGTCAATTGAAGATTTCGTATTGTGATAGGATAGAAAGGTTGATGGGAGCTGCGGCACTTGCAAAATTCCCAAAACTAGAGAGTATAGAAGTGCGTAGTTGTAAGTTAATGAAAGAGGTATTTGCAACGGGGTTGAGCGAGGATGATCCTGATTTCACAATTACGTTCCCCAACTCATTCAAGCGGTTGACTTTATCGTTCCTGCCAGAATTGGTGAGTGTGTGCGGCAGCATTATAGTCTCTGAATCCCCTCCAGAAGTTACGGCCTCCTTCTGTCGACAACTAAGACAGCCCCACCTTCGGCACAAGCAATCTCCTTCAGCCCCTGAGtctaatattaaaatacaatatcCTTATGGTTGA
- the LOC130956368 gene encoding probable disease resistance protein At1g61300, which produces MGRPRDEYYWGQVTKEGNDGWLCKRCSKRFKGGVSRIKAHLGNETGKGISLCSMAGIMAGSSNQVEAPNELDSLQGLAHSNEVVASGNIGFGTHIKKMHELVNKLSSWEAELKDGWQWLEHCGKKCEREELDDWLKEAGGLKEEALEIIESLHQHALQDPLKKTDDFKSKLFYIKYKMPFCLDKESVDRNFIQMRDLLRDDNVFFIGVCGMGGVGKTWLVTHVKNQIRSKKSFYFENVYWVTVSQDFSILKLQNSIAKRIGEKLDDDDEITDRAEILSSALKKIDRLVLILDNVWNYIDLQKVGIPLRTNGIKLILTSRLKHVFQQMDCPTENLIQMKPFHPEDDQQDDMKEGWELFLLKLGCNGRPATLSGEVKKIARSVVEICDGLPLGISVMARLMKGVNDDISIWRHALSKLEDSSMGEDMEEEVIKVLKQSYDYLGDSTSQNCFLQHALYSQVSAEVLFMNLVDEGLIQSTRSLDKIFVQGQAILAKLNSHSLISWVHDWILLRHLSTMHSLLRDMASDIVKGRFMLRCRKGLKNIPEIQEWTPHLEKASLMDNDIKEIPEATSPMCPQLSTLNLSKNGIRYIPNCFFNHLEALSLLDLSYNVELTSLPNSLSSLKSLKSLLLERCYSLKYVPPLGELQELSRLVISDTLIEDVPHGLEMLAKLRWLDLSNNRKLVCVPWPVLSGLTNVQYLNLQGTSITGHIVQGVINKLEYFQGSFQVAKNLADFMENTLNRDGGLKYYDIDFRSSCMLWKLDILGGKRKRITVGDFEGFEVLLPSDLQELNIRNNKQLGGDLCECGALSLKAPSLKKIDVSYCPKLERLCCLSGPCFFCQHLQNLQSLVLYDLERLDTIWREDDEFIGLPNLSELKIQHCNRMERLMRATSLAKLPKLERIS; this is translated from the exons ATGGGTAGACCAAGGGATGAGTACTACTGGGGTCAAGTTACTAAAGAAGGAAATGATGGTTGGTTGTGCAAACGCTGTAGCAAAAGATTTAAGGGTGGCGTTTCAAGAATCAAGGCGCATCTGGGAAATGAAACAGGGAAGGGAATCAGTTTATGCTCTATGGCTGGTATCATGGCTGGTTCAAGTAATCAGGTGGAAGCTCCGAATGAATTGGATTCATTACAAG GTTTGGCGCATTCAAATGAGGTTGTGGCTAGCGGCAACATTGGTTTTGGAACTCACATTAAAAAAATGCATGAACTGGTCAATAAATTAAGCAGTTGGGAAGCAGAACTTAAAGATGGATGGCAATGGCTGGAGCACTGTGGCAAGAAGTGCGAAAGAGAAGAACTCGATGATTGGTTAAAAGAAGCTGGAGGCCTTAAAGAAGAAGCTCTTGAGATAATTGAGTCGTTGCATCAGCATGCTTTGCAAGACCCTTTAAAGAAAACAGATGATTTCAAAAGCAAATTGTTTTATATAAAGTATAAAATGCCTTTTTGCTTGGACAAGGAATCCGTTGACAGAAATTTCATACAGATGCGAGATCTTCTAAGGGATGATAATGTCTTCTTCATTGGTGTATGTGGAATGGGAGGAGTGGGAAAAACTTGGCTAGTAACTCACGTCAAGAATCAAATAAGAAGTAAGAAGAGTTTTTATTTTGAGAATGTGTATTGGGTCACAGTTTCCCAAGATTTTAGTATTCTCAAATTGCAAAACTCCATTGCCAAAAGGATAGGTGAAAagcttgatgatgatgatgagataACTGACAGGGCAGAAATTTTGTCATCTGCATTGAAGAAGATAGATAGGTTAGTGCTTATTTTGGACAATGTTTGGAATTATATTGATTTACAGAAAGtgggaattcctctcagaacaAATGGGATCAAATTGATTCTAACAAGTCGTCTAAAGCATGTGTTTCAACAAATGGATTGCCCAACagaaaatttaatacaaatgaAACCTTTTCATCCAGAAGATGACCAACAAGATGACATGAAAGAGGGTTGGGAATTATTTTTGCTAAAACTTGGATGCAATGGAAGACCTGCAACCCTTTCTGGTGAAGTAAAGAAAATTGCAAGATCTGTTGTAGAGATATGTGATGGCTTGCCACTTGGAATCTCTGTGATGGCCAGATTGATGAAAGGAGTAAATGATGACATCAGTATATGGAGACATGCACTAAGCAAACTTGAAGATTCATCAATGGGAGAAGACATGGAAGAAGAGGTTATAAAGGTATTAAAACAAAGCTATGACTATTTGGGGGACAGCACTAGTCAAAATTGTTTCTTGCAACATGCATTATACAGTCAAGTTTCAGCAGAGGTGTTATTCATGAATCTCGTCGACGAAGGGTTAATACAATCAACAAGGAGTTTAGACAAAATATTTGTCCAAGGGCAAGCAATATTAGCTAAACTCAATAGCCATTCATTGATTTCTTGGGTTCATGATTGGATCCTTTTGAGGCACCTTTCAACTATGCATAGTTTATTGAGGGACATGGCAAGTGATATTGTGAAGGGAAGGTTCATGCTGAGATGTAGAAAAGGTTTAAAAAATATCCCTGAGATTCAGGAGTGGACACCACACTTGGAGAAAGCATCTTTGATGGACAATGATATAAAAGAAATTCCAGAGGCCACATCTCCCATGTGTCCACAATTGTCCACCTTGAATCTTAGTAAAAATGGGATCAGATACATTCCAAATTGTTTTTTCAACCACCTTGAAGCTCTATCTCTACTTGACTTATCCTACAATGTAGAATTAACTTCCTTGCCAAATTCCTTGTCTAGTTTGAAGTCCCTTAAATCCTTGTTGCTCGAGCGTTGTTATTCATTGAAGTATGTGCCTCCATTGGGGGAGCTACAAGAGCTTTCAAGATTGGTTATTTCAGATACATTAATTGAGGATGTCCCACATGGGTTGGAAATGCTGGCCAAGTTGAGATGGCTTGATCTATCTAATAATAGAAAACTTGTTTGTGTACCATGGCCTGTGTTATCTGGTTTGACTAATGTTCAATACCTTAATCTCCAAGGAACATCTATAACAGGACACATTGTGCAAGGGGTGATAAATAAGTTGGAATATTTTCAAGGCTCCTTTCAGGTTGCTAAGAACTTAGCCGATTTCATGGAAAATACCCTCAACAGAGATGGTGGACTTAAATATTATGATATAGATTTCCGATCTTCTTGTATGCTTTGGAAACTTGACATTTTGGGAGGGAAAAGGAAGCGCATAACTGTGGGAGATTTCGAAGGATTTGAAGTTTTGTTGCCAAGTGACCTTCAGGAATTGAATATAAGAAATAATAAACAGTTGGGTGGAGATCTATGTGAATGTGGCGCTTTGTCATTGAAAGCTCCTTCGTTGAAGAAGATTGATGTGAGTTATTGCCCGAAATTAGAGAGATTGTGTTGTCTGTCTGGTCCCTGTTTCTTCTGCCAACATCTTCAAAACCTTCAATCTTTGGTTCTATATGACTTGGAAAGACTAGACACCATATGGAGGGAAGATGATGAATTCATAGGCTTGCCCAACTTGAGTGAATTGAAGATCCAACATTGCAACAGGATGGAAAGGTTAATGAGAGCTACATCTCTTGCAAAACTCCCAAAACTAGAGAGAATAAGTTGA